A single genomic interval of Syntrophaceae bacterium harbors:
- a CDS encoding formate--tetrahydrofolate ligase: MTRRNHHVPAPILKPIVDIAASVGLKEEDLELYGRYKAKVRLEAIRRFQRRPDAALILVSAMTPTPAGEGKTTVTIGLAQALARLGKATIAALREPSLGPVFGMKGGATGGGLSRVHPVDDINLHFTNDFPAVESAHNLLSTLVDNSVYHDNPLHIDPRKITWRRVLDMNDRFLRDIVIGLGGSVNGVPRETGFDIVPSSEIMAILCLSRSYAELKERIRRILVGFTHDDRPVMAGDLKVEGAVTALLKYALLPNLVQTTEHVPAIVHGGPFANIAQGTNSIIGTDLALRLADYVVTEAGFGFDLGAEKFFDIVAPYGNLDPRIVVLVATVRALKYHAGVAREDLERPNPRAAVLGMANLRKHYQNIDKFGIPCIVALNRFASDTDEEIRAVVQAAGDEGMNIAPCDIFRRGGEGGLELAEKTVAILGRSRGGFRPLYDWNLPVEDKIFTVASEIYGAVSIDYQPLARRNLDLINRYGFDKLPVCIAKTQQSLSDNPNLLGLPRDFIVTVREIKIASGAGFLIPITGEILRMPGLSRMPAAFNIDIDDEGNITGVSSPGEIAPLT, encoded by the coding sequence ATGACCCGACGCAACCATCACGTGCCGGCGCCGATCCTCAAGCCGATCGTGGACATCGCGGCATCCGTCGGGCTCAAGGAGGAGGACCTCGAACTCTACGGCCGCTACAAGGCCAAGGTCAGGCTCGAGGCGATCCGCCGTTTCCAGCGGCGCCCCGATGCCGCCCTGATCCTCGTTTCGGCCATGACGCCGACGCCGGCGGGAGAGGGGAAGACCACCGTCACCATCGGGCTGGCCCAGGCGCTGGCCCGGCTGGGCAAGGCCACCATCGCCGCGCTCCGGGAGCCGTCCCTGGGCCCCGTCTTCGGCATGAAGGGCGGCGCCACGGGCGGGGGGCTCTCGCGGGTCCACCCGGTGGACGACATCAACCTGCACTTCACCAACGATTTCCCCGCCGTCGAGAGCGCCCACAACCTGCTGTCCACCCTGGTCGACAACTCGGTCTACCACGACAACCCCCTGCACATCGACCCGCGGAAGATCACTTGGCGCCGCGTTCTGGACATGAACGACCGCTTCCTGCGGGACATCGTCATCGGCCTCGGCGGCTCCGTCAACGGCGTGCCCCGGGAAACGGGGTTCGACATCGTCCCCTCCAGCGAGATCATGGCCATCCTGTGCCTGTCGCGGTCCTACGCGGAGCTCAAGGAGAGAATCCGAAGGATCCTGGTCGGGTTCACCCATGACGACCGGCCGGTGATGGCCGGCGACCTGAAGGTCGAGGGGGCCGTCACGGCGCTTCTGAAATACGCCCTGCTGCCGAACCTGGTCCAGACCACGGAGCACGTCCCGGCCATCGTCCACGGCGGGCCCTTCGCCAACATCGCCCAGGGGACCAACAGCATCATCGGCACGGACCTGGCGCTGCGCCTGGCCGATTACGTCGTGACCGAGGCGGGCTTCGGGTTCGACCTGGGCGCGGAGAAGTTCTTCGACATCGTGGCCCCCTACGGCAACCTCGACCCGCGCATCGTGGTCCTCGTGGCGACGGTGCGCGCCCTGAAGTACCACGCGGGCGTGGCCCGGGAAGACCTCGAACGGCCCAACCCCCGGGCGGCCGTCCTCGGGATGGCGAACCTCCGGAAGCACTACCAGAACATCGACAAGTTCGGCATCCCCTGCATCGTCGCCCTCAACCGCTTCGCCTCCGACACGGACGAGGAGATCCGGGCCGTCGTCCAGGCGGCGGGCGACGAGGGGATGAACATCGCCCCCTGCGACATCTTCCGCCGGGGCGGCGAAGGGGGGCTCGAGCTGGCGGAGAAGACCGTCGCGATCCTCGGGCGGAGCCGCGGCGGCTTCCGGCCGCTCTACGACTGGAACCTCCCCGTGGAAGACAAGATCTTCACGGTGGCCAGCGAGATCTACGGAGCCGTCTCGATCGACTACCAGCCCCTGGCCCGGCGCAACCTCGACCTGATCAACCGCTACGGCTTCGACAAGCTGCCCGTCTGCATCGCGAAGACGCAGCAGTCCCTGTCGGACAACCCCAACCTCCTGGGGCTTCCCCGCGACTTCATCGTCACCGTCCGGGAGATCAAGATCGCCTCCGGGGCCGGGTTCCTCATCCCCATCACGGGCGAGATCCTCCGGATGCCCGGCCTGTCCAGGATGCCCGCCGCCTTCAACATCGACATCGACGACGAGGGCAACATCACCGGCGTGAGCAGCCCCGGCGAGATCGCGCCTCTCACCTGA
- a CDS encoding sodium ion-translocating decarboxylase subunit beta: MEIDILHAVQALAQSTGFLSITCQQAIMLGISLVLLYLAIARGFEPLLLLPIAFGMLLANIPSAGLMAPPSAEIDAVTGKEKTVVGGLLWYLYQGVKLGIYPPLIFLGVGAMTDFGPLIANPKTLLLGAAAQLGIFTTFIGALYLGFTPQECSSIGIIGGADGPTAIFVTSKLAPHLLGAIAIAAYSYMALVPIIQPPIMRLLTTKKMRMVVMEQLRPVSKTERIIFPIAVTLVCSLMLPDATPLIGMLMLGNLFREAGVVARLNDTAQNALINIVTIFLGVTVGATASAESFLTFQTISIVVLGLAAFAVGTAGGVLFGVLMYFVSGGKVNPLIGSAGVSAVPMAARVSQVVGQRENPRNFLLMHAMGPNVAGVIGSAVAAGVLLSLFKG, encoded by the coding sequence ATGGAAATCGACATTCTGCACGCCGTGCAGGCCCTGGCGCAGAGCACGGGGTTTTTGTCGATCACCTGCCAGCAGGCGATCATGCTGGGGATTTCGCTTGTGCTGCTGTACCTGGCGATTGCGAGGGGGTTCGAGCCGCTGCTGCTGCTGCCGATCGCCTTCGGGATGCTGTTGGCGAACATCCCCTCGGCGGGGCTGATGGCGCCGCCGTCGGCGGAGATCGACGCGGTGACGGGCAAGGAGAAGACGGTGGTGGGGGGGCTGTTGTGGTACCTCTACCAGGGCGTGAAGCTGGGGATTTACCCGCCGCTGATCTTTTTGGGGGTGGGGGCGATGACGGACTTCGGGCCGCTGATCGCAAACCCCAAGACGCTCTTGCTGGGGGCGGCGGCGCAGCTGGGGATCTTCACGACGTTCATCGGGGCGCTGTACTTGGGCTTTACGCCGCAGGAGTGCAGCTCGATCGGGATCATCGGGGGTGCGGACGGCCCGACGGCGATCTTCGTGACCTCGAAGCTGGCGCCGCACCTGTTGGGGGCCATTGCGATTGCGGCCTACTCGTACATGGCGCTGGTGCCGATCATCCAGCCGCCGATCATGCGTCTGCTGACGACGAAGAAGATGCGGATGGTGGTGATGGAGCAGCTGCGGCCGGTGTCGAAGACCGAGCGGATCATCTTCCCGATCGCGGTGACGCTGGTGTGCTCGCTGATGCTGCCGGACGCCACGCCGCTGATCGGGATGCTGATGCTGGGCAACCTGTTCCGTGAGGCGGGGGTGGTGGCTCGGCTCAACGACACGGCGCAGAACGCGCTGATCAACATCGTGACGATCTTTTTGGGGGTGACGGTGGGGGCGACGGCGAGCGCGGAGAGCTTTTTGACCTTCCAGACGATCTCGATCGTGGTGCTTGGGCTGGCGGCCTTTGCGGTGGGCACGGCGGGCGGGGTGCTGTTCGGGGTGCTCATGTACTTCGTTTCGGGCGGGAAGGTCAACCCGCTGATCGGTTCGGCGGGGGTGTCGGCGGTGCCGATGGCGGCGCGGGTCTCGCAGGTGGTGGGTCAGCGGGAGAACCCGCGGAACTTTTTGCTGATGCACGCGATGGGGCCCAACGTGGCCGGGGTGATCGGCTCGGCGGTAGCGGCCGGGGTGCTGCTGTCGCTCTTCAAGGGCTAG
- the rplJ gene encoding 50S ribosomal protein L10 — MDRKEKEQAVAELHEKLKSVKLAVLAGYSGMNVEKITALRNELRKTGTEFRVVKNTLLGIAAQGTDFAGLKDNLKGPLSLSMIGGDVAAPTKVLIDFAKKNPELDIKFAWMDGRMVSRQQLDLISELPSREVLLAKLLGTLVAAPTQLVTVLSAVPRGLVQVLEAYRQKKEKENA; from the coding sequence TTGGACAGAAAGGAAAAGGAGCAGGCAGTCGCGGAGCTTCACGAGAAGCTCAAGAGCGTCAAGCTCGCCGTTCTGGCCGGGTACAGCGGCATGAACGTCGAGAAGATCACTGCCCTGAGGAATGAACTGCGCAAGACGGGAACCGAGTTCCGGGTCGTCAAGAACACCCTGCTGGGCATCGCCGCCCAGGGGACGGACTTCGCCGGCCTGAAGGACAACCTCAAAGGTCCCCTGTCGCTGTCCATGATCGGCGGCGACGTGGCGGCCCCCACCAAGGTCCTCATCGACTTCGCCAAGAAGAACCCCGAGCTGGACATCAAGTTCGCCTGGATGGACGGACGGATGGTCAGCCGTCAGCAGCTCGATCTCATCTCCGAGCTGCCGAGCCGGGAGGTGCTGCTGGCGAAGCTCCTGGGCACCCTCGTGGCGGCGCCGACGCAGCTCGTCACGGTGCTGAGCGCCGTGCCGCGCGGTCTCGTGCAGGTCCTCGAGGCCTACAGGCAAAAGAAAGAAAAAGAAAACGCATAG
- a CDS encoding 50S ribosomal protein L1 has product MARGKRYTEAKKKIEPGKRYPLKEAVEIAVSTAGAKFDETLDAAIRLGVDPKHADQMVRGSVALPHGLGKTVRVLVFAKGEKEKEALDAGADYAGSDDLVEKIKGGWLEFDRVVATPDMMGTVGKLGKILGPRGLMPNPKVGTVTFDVGKVVKELKAGKVEFRVEKAGIVHSPVGKASFGAEKLLENVTALLETIIKLKPASSKGTYLKSISLSTTMGPGVKVDPLDVRNLMK; this is encoded by the coding sequence ATGGCCAGAGGCAAGAGATACACGGAGGCAAAGAAGAAGATCGAACCGGGGAAGCGCTATCCCCTCAAGGAGGCCGTGGAGATCGCGGTCAGCACGGCGGGCGCCAAGTTCGACGAGACGCTCGACGCGGCGATCCGCCTCGGCGTCGACCCGAAGCACGCCGACCAGATGGTCCGCGGCAGCGTCGCGCTGCCCCACGGCCTGGGCAAGACGGTGCGGGTCCTCGTGTTCGCCAAGGGCGAAAAGGAGAAGGAGGCCCTGGACGCCGGGGCCGATTACGCGGGGTCCGACGATCTCGTCGAGAAGATCAAGGGGGGCTGGCTCGAGTTCGACCGCGTCGTGGCCACCCCGGACATGATGGGCACCGTGGGCAAGCTGGGCAAAATCCTGGGGCCCCGCGGGCTCATGCCCAACCCGAAGGTCGGCACCGTGACCTTCGACGTGGGAAAGGTCGTCAAGGAGCTCAAGGCGGGCAAGGTGGAGTTCCGCGTGGAGAAGGCGGGCATCGTCCACAGCCCCGTCGGCAAGGCCTCCTTCGGCGCCGAGAAGCTTCTGGAAAACGTGACGGCCCTGCTGGAGACGATCATCAAGCTCAAACCGGCATCGAGCAAAGGCACCTATCTCAAGAGCATCTCCCTATCCACCACCATGGGTCCGGGGGTCAAGGTCGATCCCCTGGATGTTCGGAACCTGATGAAGTAG
- a CDS encoding triose-phosphate isomerase, with amino-acid sequence MRKALIIGNWKMHKTVAEAVAFARALAASLPDAADRDVAIAPPFTALYALREVLGGTPIALCAQDVHGEDQGPFTGEISAPMLADVGCRYGLVGHSERRRLFGESNEDVNRKARALLRAGIGPVVCVGESLEEREAGQTFSVIRRQLKEGLNNLSADDIRRTIVAYEPVWAIGTGKTASPGQAQEVHDFIRQFIGHLAGKETAAGVRILYGGSVTPENAASLMAQRDIDGVLAGGASLEVDSFRKIIQH; translated from the coding sequence GTGCGGAAGGCTCTGATCATCGGCAACTGGAAGATGCACAAGACCGTGGCGGAGGCCGTCGCGTTCGCGCGGGCCCTGGCGGCCTCCCTGCCGGATGCGGCCGACCGCGACGTGGCCATCGCCCCGCCCTTCACGGCCCTGTACGCCCTCCGGGAGGTCCTCGGCGGCACGCCGATCGCCCTGTGCGCCCAGGACGTCCACGGGGAGGACCAGGGTCCCTTCACCGGCGAGATCTCGGCGCCCATGCTCGCCGACGTGGGATGCCGCTACGGGCTCGTGGGGCACTCGGAGCGACGACGCCTCTTCGGGGAGTCCAACGAGGACGTCAACCGCAAGGCCCGGGCCCTGCTCCGCGCGGGCATCGGGCCCGTCGTGTGCGTGGGGGAGTCCCTCGAGGAGCGGGAGGCGGGGCAGACCTTCAGCGTGATCCGGCGCCAGCTGAAAGAGGGATTGAATAATCTCTCCGCCGATGATATAAGGCGCACCATTGTCGCCTATGAGCCCGTGTGGGCCATCGGGACGGGAAAGACGGCATCGCCCGGCCAGGCCCAGGAGGTCCACGACTTCATCCGGCAGTTCATCGGGCACCTGGCGGGCAAGGAGACGGCCGCCGGGGTCCGGATCCTCTACGGGGGCAGCGTCACCCCCGAGAACGCCGCTTCGCTCATGGCGCAGAGAGACATCGACGGGGTCCTGGCGGGAGGCGCAAGCCTCGAGGTGGACTCCTTCCGCAAGATCATTCAACACTGA
- the amrB gene encoding AmmeMemoRadiSam system protein B, with protein MEKDIRKSVIAGTWYPGDPAVLRGEIRRYLEAVPARPVDGPVVGLVSPHAGYVYSGQVAAHGYRLIEGMRYDAVVVIGPSHRVLFRGASVWASGGYETPLGVVPVDGELAAAILGADPVMNADRRPHAAEHSVEIQLPFLQVALGAFAFVPIVMGSQDLPTCEALADSIWRAAKGKEVLVVGSSDLSHFHAYDQAKRLDAVVVDLVRKRDARGLARRLEEGSCEACGGGPVVTAMLFAEKAGARGVQILRYANSGDVTGDRRQVVGYLSAAFFREPRG; from the coding sequence ATGGAGAAGGACATCCGCAAATCCGTCATTGCTGGGACGTGGTACCCGGGGGACCCCGCCGTCCTGAGGGGCGAGATCCGCCGGTACCTCGAGGCGGTCCCCGCAAGGCCCGTCGATGGCCCCGTGGTCGGGCTCGTGTCGCCCCATGCGGGCTACGTCTACTCGGGGCAGGTCGCGGCGCACGGATACCGGCTCATCGAGGGCATGCGCTACGACGCCGTCGTGGTCATCGGGCCGAGCCACCGCGTCCTGTTCCGCGGCGCCTCGGTCTGGGCATCGGGGGGGTACGAAACGCCCCTGGGCGTCGTCCCCGTGGACGGGGAGCTGGCTGCCGCCATCCTCGGGGCGGACCCCGTCATGAACGCCGACCGCAGGCCCCACGCGGCCGAGCACTCCGTCGAGATCCAGCTGCCCTTCCTGCAGGTGGCTCTCGGTGCCTTCGCCTTCGTCCCCATCGTGATGGGAAGCCAGGATCTCCCGACCTGCGAGGCCCTTGCTGACAGCATCTGGCGGGCCGCGAAGGGAAAGGAGGTTCTCGTCGTGGGCAGCTCGGACCTCTCCCACTTCCATGCCTACGACCAGGCGAAGCGGCTCGATGCGGTCGTCGTCGACCTCGTGCGCAAACGGGATGCCAGGGGGCTCGCGCGCCGGCTCGAGGAGGGTTCCTGCGAGGCCTGCGGCGGCGGCCCGGTGGTCACGGCCATGCTCTTCGCCGAGAAGGCCGGTGCCAGGGGCGTGCAGATCCTCCGGTACGCCAATTCCGGGGACGTGACCGGCGACAGGCGCCAGGTGGTGGGGTATCTGTCGGCAGCCTTCTTCCGGGAGCCTCGGGGGTGA
- the secE gene encoding preprotein translocase subunit SecE, producing the protein MDKAKEILNVVQQFLKESRAELKKVTWPTPKQAITSTSVVIVVTVIMSLVLGLVDFGLAKIIRLVLG; encoded by the coding sequence TTGGACAAGGCAAAAGAGATCCTGAACGTCGTTCAGCAGTTCCTGAAGGAATCACGGGCGGAACTGAAAAAGGTGACATGGCCCACCCCGAAGCAGGCGATCACCTCCACCTCGGTCGTGATCGTCGTCACGGTGATCATGTCGCTGGTCCTGGGGCTCGTGGACTTCGGACTCGCCAAGATCATCCGCCTGGTTCTGGGGTAG
- the amrA gene encoding AmmeMemoRadiSam system protein A, whose protein sequence is MADGKTATGLQLGDEEKQALLRIARESIEAELKGQPPPAAEAKGALGEKRGAFVSLKKRGKLRGCIGMIEARKPLARTVEEMAAAAAFQDPRFPPLRKDELKDLRVEISVLTPLQRVDDVGAVEIGKHGLYIRRGARAGLLLPQVATEWRWDRETFLRETCRKAGLAPDAWRDPGTEIYLFSADVFGEE, encoded by the coding sequence ATGGCAGACGGCAAGACCGCAACCGGGCTGCAACTGGGCGACGAGGAGAAGCAGGCGCTTCTGCGGATCGCCCGCGAGTCGATCGAGGCCGAACTGAAGGGGCAACCCCCGCCGGCCGCCGAGGCGAAAGGGGCCCTGGGCGAGAAGCGGGGGGCCTTCGTCTCCCTGAAGAAGCGGGGGAAGCTGCGCGGCTGCATCGGCATGATCGAGGCACGCAAGCCCCTGGCGCGCACCGTGGAGGAGATGGCCGCGGCCGCGGCGTTCCAGGACCCCCGATTCCCGCCGCTGCGGAAGGACGAGCTCAAGGACCTCCGGGTGGAGATCTCCGTGCTCACCCCCCTGCAGCGGGTCGACGATGTGGGCGCCGTCGAGATCGGCAAGCACGGTCTGTACATCCGCAGGGGGGCCCGGGCGGGGCTCCTGCTGCCCCAGGTGGCAACCGAGTGGCGCTGGGACCGCGAGACGTTCCTCAGGGAAACCTGCCGCAAGGCGGGCCTTGCCCCCGATGCCTGGCGCGACCCGGGGACGGAGATCTACCTGTTTTCGGCCGACGTGTTCGGTGAGGAGTAG
- the gap gene encoding type I glyceraldehyde-3-phosphate dehydrogenase: MGVKCAVNGFGRVGRYLVRAALNYDDLEIVAVNSRAKAPILAHLLKYDSVHGKFPGDVSATDGALVVNGKEIRITNITDNCALLPWKEMGIDIVLESTGEFRKKAEVAPHLEAGAKKVIIAAPGKGIDGTFVIGVNEQTYDPAKHHIVSNASCTTNCLAPVAKVIHEAFGIKRGFMTTCHAYTMDQRLLDGSHKDLRRARAAGLSIVPTTTGAAKTVGEVIPALKGKMDGVALRVPTPNVSCVDFVAEVGRSVTVQEINDAVKAAAAGAMKGIIQYCEEELVSVDFVSSPYSAIFDAPLTNVVDGNLVKIFAWYDNESGFAFRMLDLARYMAKRF, encoded by the coding sequence ATGGGTGTCAAGTGCGCAGTGAACGGTTTCGGCCGCGTCGGACGGTACCTGGTCAGGGCCGCCCTCAATTACGACGACCTCGAGATCGTCGCCGTCAACTCCCGGGCCAAGGCCCCGATCCTTGCCCACCTGCTCAAGTACGACTCCGTCCACGGGAAATTCCCCGGCGACGTCTCCGCAACCGACGGGGCGCTCGTCGTCAACGGCAAGGAGATCCGGATCACCAACATCACCGACAACTGCGCCCTGCTGCCCTGGAAGGAGATGGGCATCGACATCGTGCTGGAGTCGACGGGCGAATTCCGGAAGAAGGCCGAGGTGGCCCCCCACCTCGAGGCCGGGGCGAAGAAAGTCATCATCGCGGCCCCCGGCAAGGGCATCGACGGCACCTTCGTCATCGGCGTCAACGAGCAGACCTACGACCCGGCGAAGCACCACATCGTCTCCAACGCCTCGTGCACGACCAACTGCCTGGCCCCCGTCGCGAAGGTGATCCACGAGGCCTTCGGGATCAAGCGGGGCTTCATGACGACCTGCCACGCCTACACGATGGACCAGCGCCTGCTCGACGGGTCCCACAAGGACCTGCGGCGGGCCCGCGCGGCCGGCCTCTCCATCGTCCCCACCACGACGGGGGCGGCCAAGACCGTGGGCGAGGTCATCCCGGCGCTCAAGGGGAAGATGGACGGCGTGGCCCTGCGCGTGCCGACGCCGAACGTGAGCTGCGTGGACTTCGTCGCCGAGGTGGGCCGCAGCGTCACCGTGCAGGAGATCAACGACGCCGTCAAGGCCGCCGCGGCGGGCGCGATGAAGGGGATCATCCAGTACTGCGAGGAGGAGCTGGTCTCCGTGGACTTCGTGAGCAGCCCCTACTCGGCCATCTTCGACGCGCCGCTCACCAACGTCGTCGACGGCAACCTCGTGAAGATCTTCGCGTGGTACGACAACGAGAGCGGCTTCGCCTTCCGCATGCTCGATCTGGCGCGGTATATGGCGAAACGGTTCTAG
- a CDS encoding OadG family protein gives MLTLMFGLTVALIGMGTVFAVLILLVGFITLMGRATRLAASPRAPKAAAVPARAPGSSPTADDGELPAVIAAAIRAYRGQGR, from the coding sequence GTGCTGACATTGATGTTCGGCTTGACGGTGGCATTGATCGGGATGGGGACCGTGTTTGCGGTCCTGATCCTGCTCGTAGGGTTCATCACGCTGATGGGCCGGGCAACGCGTCTTGCGGCGTCACCGAGGGCTCCGAAGGCGGCTGCGGTCCCGGCAAGGGCTCCGGGTTCGTCTCCGACGGCGGACGACGGGGAACTGCCGGCGGTGATTGCGGCGGCCATCAGGGCCTATCGCGGCCAAGGCCGTTGA
- a CDS encoding biotin/lipoyl-binding protein: MKKFRIRVNGRTYEVEVEEIIGSSEAPAPAAAPAAAPKPAAPAAAGDEVIAAPMPGKVLSIAVQTGQSVKAGDLILVLEAMKMENEIVCGRDGVVKQIGVSVNATVNTGDPLAVIG, encoded by the coding sequence ATGAAGAAGTTTCGCATTCGCGTCAACGGCAGGACGTACGAGGTGGAAGTGGAGGAGATCATCGGTTCGTCGGAGGCTCCGGCCCCGGCGGCAGCCCCTGCGGCGGCGCCGAAGCCAGCGGCCCCGGCGGCGGCGGGTGACGAGGTGATTGCGGCGCCGATGCCGGGGAAGGTGTTGTCGATCGCGGTGCAGACGGGGCAGTCGGTCAAGGCGGGGGATCTGATTTTGGTTCTCGAGGCGATGAAGATGGAGAACGAGATCGTTTGCGGCCGCGACGGGGTGGTCAAGCAGATCGGGGTGAGCGTCAACGCCACGGTCAACACGGGGGACCCGCTGGCCGTGATCGGCTGA
- the nusG gene encoding transcription termination/antitermination protein NusG produces the protein MAFRWYVVHTYSGFENKVKLSLQERIEAAGMQAYFADILVPEEDIVELVSGEKKTSKRKFFPGYVLVKMELNDDTWHIVKNTPKVTGFIGTKEKPTPIPEEDVLALRTRIEEGTLKPKPKFSFDVGDHVKIIDGPFTNFDGIVDEVKPEKGKLRVIVSIFGRSTPVELDFIQVVAA, from the coding sequence ATGGCATTCCGCTGGTACGTCGTCCATACCTATTCGGGCTTCGAGAACAAGGTCAAGCTCTCGCTCCAGGAGCGCATCGAGGCGGCGGGCATGCAGGCCTACTTCGCCGACATCCTCGTGCCCGAGGAGGACATCGTCGAGCTCGTCAGCGGCGAGAAGAAGACCTCGAAGCGCAAGTTCTTCCCCGGCTACGTGCTCGTGAAGATGGAGCTCAACGACGACACGTGGCACATCGTCAAGAACACCCCCAAGGTGACGGGCTTCATCGGCACGAAGGAGAAGCCGACCCCGATCCCCGAGGAGGACGTCTTGGCGCTCCGGACCCGCATCGAGGAAGGGACCCTGAAGCCCAAGCCGAAGTTCTCCTTCGACGTGGGCGATCACGTCAAGATCATCGACGGGCCCTTCACCAACTTCGACGGCATCGTCGACGAGGTGAAGCCCGAGAAGGGCAAGCTCCGGGTCATCGTCAGCATCTTCGGACGGTCAACGCCCGTGGAGCTGGACTTCATCCAGGTTGTCGCGGCCTAG
- the rplL gene encoding 50S ribosomal protein L7/L12, which yields MAITREDVVKYIEGMTVLELSELVKELEAKFGVSAAAPVAVAAVAGAAAPAAAAAAEEKTEFDVILTSFGAEKIQVIKEIRAITGLGLKEAKDLVEGVPKPVKEGIAKAEADEIKKKLEAVGATVEIK from the coding sequence ATGGCGATCACGAGGGAAGACGTTGTCAAGTATATCGAAGGCATGACGGTGCTCGAGCTCTCCGAGCTCGTCAAGGAACTGGAAGCGAAGTTCGGCGTCTCGGCGGCGGCCCCGGTGGCCGTGGCGGCCGTGGCCGGTGCTGCGGCCCCCGCGGCGGCGGCGGCGGCCGAGGAGAAGACGGAGTTCGACGTCATCCTCACGAGCTTCGGCGCCGAGAAAATCCAGGTCATCAAGGAAATCCGCGCCATCACGGGTCTCGGCCTGAAGGAAGCCAAGGACCTCGTCGAAGGCGTGCCCAAGCCCGTCAAGGAAGGCATCGCCAAGGCGGAGGCCGACGAGATCAAGAAGAAGCTCGAGGCCGTGGGCGCCACCGTCGAGATCAAGTAA
- the rplK gene encoding 50S ribosomal protein L11, protein MAKKVIANIKLQIQAGKATPSPPIGPALGQHGVNIMEFCKAYNAMTAKQEGMIIPVVITVYADRSFTFVTKTPPVSVLLKQAAKIAKGASDPKRETVGRVTGKQVRDIAELKFKDLNCVDIEAAVRTVAGTARSMGIEITA, encoded by the coding sequence ATGGCAAAGAAAGTCATCGCGAACATCAAACTGCAGATCCAGGCGGGCAAGGCCACGCCCTCCCCGCCGATCGGCCCGGCCCTCGGCCAGCACGGCGTGAACATCATGGAGTTCTGCAAGGCCTACAACGCCATGACGGCCAAGCAGGAGGGCATGATCATTCCCGTGGTGATCACCGTGTACGCCGACCGCTCCTTCACCTTCGTGACGAAGACGCCTCCCGTCTCGGTGCTGCTCAAGCAGGCCGCCAAGATCGCCAAGGGCGCGAGTGACCCCAAGCGGGAGACCGTGGGCAGGGTGACGGGCAAGCAGGTCAGGGACATCGCGGAGCTGAAGTTCAAGGATCTCAACTGCGTGGACATCGAGGCCGCCGTCCGGACCGTGGCGGGGACCGCCCGGTCGATGGGCATCGAGATCACGGCATAG
- the secG gene encoding preprotein translocase subunit SecG, which yields MHIFISIIHIVVCILLVVIVLLQRGKGASMGAAFGGSSQTLFGSAGPGTLLGKMTTGVAVVFMLTSLWLAYFAVHKGSSVMQGGAPAPVEQPAPAPAVPPAPAPEKK from the coding sequence TTGCACATCTTCATCAGCATCATCCACATCGTGGTCTGCATCCTGCTGGTCGTCATCGTGCTGCTCCAGCGGGGCAAGGGGGCCAGCATGGGGGCCGCCTTCGGCGGCTCGAGCCAGACGCTGTTCGGCAGCGCCGGCCCCGGCACCCTGCTCGGCAAGATGACCACGGGTGTCGCCGTCGTCTTCATGCTGACGTCCCTGTGGCTGGCCTACTTCGCCGTGCACAAGGGAAGCTCCGTCATGCAGGGGGGCGCCCCGGCGCCCGTCGAGCAACCCGCGCCCGCCCCGGCCGTCCCCCCGGCGCCGGCGCCGGAGAAGAAATAG
- the rpmG gene encoding 50S ribosomal protein L33 — translation MRNNITLACTECKRRNYTTTKNKRTMQDRLEMKKYCKFCKTHTQHKETK, via the coding sequence ATGCGAAACAACATTACGCTGGCCTGCACGGAATGCAAGCGCCGCAACTACACGACGACGAAGAACAAGCGGACCATGCAGGACCGTCTCGAGATGAAGAAGTACTGCAAGTTCTGCAAGACCCACACGCAGCACAAGGAAACCAAGTAA